A genomic stretch from Oreochromis niloticus isolate F11D_XX linkage group LG11, O_niloticus_UMD_NMBU, whole genome shotgun sequence includes:
- the LOC112841618 gene encoding chemokine-like receptor 1 yields MATNSFNPINTTAAPAGNGSENSYCPDGLIQPIKIMSLIIYSLAFILGVLGNGVVIWVTGFKMKKTVNTLWYLNLAVADFLFTAFLPLSVTYTALDLHWPFGKFMCKLNTVVLILNMFASVYILVVISVDRCVSVVWPVWAQNHRNARKASYVSLCVWVVALILSAPYFIFRDTEKVCDKILCFDNYPLSDDYKTPSVNQLRQFRLQAMTITRFLLGFVVPFTVIVSCYAVIIHRLRRNRTLASQSSRPFKIIAAIIITFFLCWAPFHIMALIEMASYMPEYSSEILDITKIWIPLATSLAFLNSCLNPLLYVFMGQDFKDKIRKSILNVLESAFQEEETRTHTYTKSVDTSQSQEFRFEY; encoded by the coding sequence ATGGCCACTAACTCTTTCAATCCAATCAATACAACTGCTGCACCTGCTGGAAATGGCTCTGAGAATAGTTACTGTCCTGATGGGCTGATACAGCCTATCAAAATCATGTCTCTCATAATTTATTCTCTGGCCTTTATACTTGGTGTGCTCGGGAATGGAGTGGTTATCTGGGTGACCGGCTTCAAGATGAAGAAAACTGTTAACACACTTTGGTACCTCAACCTTGCTGTGGCTGACTTCCTCTTCACTGCATTTCTGCCCCTGAGTGTGACTTACACAGCTTTGGATTTGCACTGGCCTTTTGGCAAGTTCATGTGCAAGCTCAACACCGTGGTACTTATTCTGAACATGTTTGCCAGTGTCTACATTCTGGTGGTGATCAGTGTGGACAGATGTGTGTCTGTGGTGTGGCCCGTCTGGGCTCAGAACCACCGAAATGCACGCAAGGCATCCTAcgtgagtctgtgtgtttggGTGGTGGCTTTGATTCTCAGTGCTCCATACTTCATCTTCAGGGACACTGAGAAAGTTTGTGACAAAATCCTCTGCTTCGACAACTATCCTCTTTCTGATGACTATAAAACACCATCTGTGAACCAGTTAAGGCAATTTCGTCTTCAGGCCATGACTATCACGCGCTTCCTCCTAGGATTTGTTGTGCCCTTCACTGTCATTGTCTCGTGTTATGCTGTCATAATTCATCGTCTCAGAAGAAACCGCACACTGGCCAGTCAGTCAAGTCGCCCCTTTAAGATCATCGCTGCCATTATTATCACTTTCTTTCTGTGCTGGGCTCCCTTTCACATCATGGCTCTAATTGAGATGGCAAGTTACATGCCAGAATATTCAAGTGAGATATTAGATATCACCAAAATTTGGATACCACTAGCCACCAGTCTGGCCTTTCTCAACAGCTGCCTGAATCCACTTCTGTATGTGTTCATGGGCCAAGATTTTAAGGATAAAATCCGCAAATCCATCCTGAATGTGCTGGAGAGTGCCTTCCAGGAAGAGGAGACACGCACTCACACTTACACAAAGTCAGTGGACACCAGTCAGAGCCAAGAGTTCAGATTTGAATACTGA
- the LOC109194233 gene encoding piggyBac transposable element-derived protein 3-like — MLQDSETVADITVVPESEMHAHDTDCDSDQSDDEATGDHNHLPSRILKGEGFLPNSDMQLPNPPDDDPGCSSSVSQTETRKVSGTNEKVTSQIVGPMRHKTKNQDRKFKKIKIAAKAPAQANKKYQIPRYVPKEHDPGFTSDDPVDIFLTFYPKSLRDVTLEMSNLYAEQKGKTLNLTEDELLTFYGILLISGYNTVPRRRLLWSDDCDVSNNAVKDAMRRNRFDEIMSSVHLVDNMKITADPFFKVRPLFKHLNDINNAIPIAEHVAVDEMMIEYFGRHGCKQFIRGKPIRFGYKIWSLASSSGFVHQMEPYVGSHTHLVETGLGQGPSVVLGLAEKAEVPPGVKFYHDNLFTTLSLVDEMTLRGYGSCGTMRQTQLHNVPFTAPQTFKKTPRGDAEYLVEAEKLIVRWNDNSVVTVVSNMEREFTETEAKRWNKQKRTMDKVRQPKCIQDYNTHMGGVDLHDQFVSRYRVNIRSKKWWWPCFSWALNSAMVNSWCYYRSWKSGEKDLLSFQRLVAQTLLLRHGTKPSRQGRRSSMAVAITDATRFDNLNHWPCNTGSRYKRCKNCGGRTSFACGKCDVPLHVECFKKYHTE, encoded by the exons ATGCTGCAGGACTCTGAAACTGTGGCGGACATCACAGTTGTGCCTGAGTCAGAAATGCACGCACATGACACAGACTGTGACAGTGACCAATCTGATGATGAGGCCACTGGTGACCATAACCACCTCCCATCAAGAATACTCAAAGGTGAAGGCTTTCTACCTAATTCGGACATGCAGCTGCCAAATCCCCCCGATGATGATCCTGGGTGCTCATCCTCAGTGAGTCAGACAGAGACTAGAAAGGTCAGTGGCACAAATGAAAAGGTGACCAGTCAGATTGTTGGGCCCATGCGCCACAAAACTAAGAACCAAGACAGGAAattcaaaaaaatcaaaattgcGGCCAAAGCACCAGCACAAGCCAACAAAAAATATCAGATCCCTCGCTATGTCcccaaagaacatgatcctggCTTCACATCAGATGATCCAGTGGATATCTTCCTCACATTTTATCCCAAGTCCCTCAGAGATGTCACACTGGAAATGTCCAATCTCTACGCTGAACAAAAAGGGAAAACGCTCAACCTGACTGAGGATGAACTTCTTACATTCTACGGTATTCTGTTGATCAGTGGATACAACACAGTCCCAAGGCGGCGTCTTCTCTGGTCAGACGATTGTGATGTCAGCAACAATGCTGTAAAAGATGCCATGCGGAGGAACAGGTTTGATGAAATTATGTCTTCTGTTCATTTAGTAGACAACATgaagatcacagctgacccgtTCTTCAAGGTGCGTCCCCTTTTTAAGCATCTAAATGACATCAACAACGCAATCCCGATAGCAGAACATGTGGCAGTAGATGAGATGATGATTGAGTATTTTGGAAGGCATGGGTGCAAACAGTTTATTAGAGGGAAGCCTATTCGTTTTGGGTATAAAATATGGAGCTTAGCATCCTCCTCCGGGTTTGTCCATCAGATGGAGCCATATGTAGGAAGCCACACACATCTGGTGGAAACTGGACTTGGTCAGGGTCCAAGTGTGGTTCTTGGCCTGGCAGAGAAAGCTGAAGTGCCACCTGGAGTCAAGTTTTACCACGACAACCTCTTCACAACCCTGTCCCTGGTGGATGAGATGACCCTGAGAGGCTATGGCAGCTGTGGCACGATGCGACAAACTCAGCTCCATAACGTTCCCTTCACAGCACCCCAGACCTTCAAGAAGACACCCAGAGGAGATGCTGAGTATCTGGTTGAGGCAGAGAAGCTGATTGTAAGGTGGAATGACAACAGCGTGGTCACCGTGGTGTCGAACATGGAGAGGGAGTTCACCGAAACTGAGGCGAAGAGATGGAATAAACAGAAGCGGACTATGGACAAGGTCAGACAGCCCAAGTGTATCCAGGACTACAACACACACATGGGAGGAGTGGACCTGCATGACCAGTTTGTCAGCCGCTACAGAGTCAACATCCGGTCCAAGAAGTGGTGGTGGCCATGCTTCAGCTGGGCCCTGAACAGTGCCATGGTGAACAGCTGGTGCTATTACAG GTCCTGGAAAAGCGGGGAGAAGGATCTCCTCTCCTTCCAGAGGCTGGTAGCCCAGACCCTCCTCCTGCGCCATGGAACAAAGCCAAGTAGGCAGGGCAGAAGATCTTCAATGGCGGTGGCGATAACTGATGCCACCAGGTTTGATAATTTGAACCACTGGCCCTGCAACACTGGTAGCAGGTACAAGCGATGCAAGAACTGCGGCGGACGCACATCATTTGCGTGTGGAAAGTGTGATGTGCCACTACATGTGGAGTGCTTCAAGAAGTACCACACTGAGTAG
- the LOC100705719 gene encoding chemokine-like receptor 1 — protein MMEVMTDNPFNLINGTDDIGNNGSMYNGSTEYASLRHSLNTMSIVVYSLAFVLGVLGNGVVIWVTGFKMKKTVNTVWFLNLAVADFLFTAFLPLSVTYTALDFHWPFGKFMCKLNTTISFLNMFASVYILVVISVDRCVSVVWPVWAQNHRNARKASYVSLCVWVVALILSAPYFIFRDVGPSYHNKDIINCFNNFALSDDEDTYDPTELFRHQAMIFTRFLLGFVVPFTVIVSCYAVIIHSLRRNRTLANQSSRPFKIIAAIIITFFLCWSPFHIMGLIEMANSMPEYSSEILDDIIIIGSPIATSLAFLNSCLNPLLYVFMGQDFKDKVRKSILNVLESAFQEEISRSYTYTNSMITTRSKEKSFSDAEL, from the coding sequence ATGATGGAGGTAATGACAGACAACCCTTTCAATCTCATTAATGGAACAGATGACATTGGAAATAATGGTTCTATGTATAATGGAAGCACAGAGTATGCCAGTTTGAGGCATTCTCTGAACACCATGTCTATCGTTGTGTATTCCCTGGCCTTTGTCCTCGGTGTGCTCGGGAATGGAGTGGTTATCTGGGTGACCGGCTTCAAGATGAAGAAAACTGTTAACACAGTTTGGTTCCTCAACCTTGCTGTGGCTGACTTCCTCTTCACTGCATTTCTGCCCCTGAGTGTGACTTACACAGCTTTGGATTTCCACTGGCCTTTTGGCAAGTTCATGTGCAAGCTGAACACCACCATCAGCTTTCTGAACATGTTTGCCAGTGTCTACATTCTGGTGGTGATCAGTGTGGACAGATGTGTGTCTGTGGTGTGGCCCGTCTGGGCTCAGAACCACCGAAATGCACGCAAGGCATCCTAcgtgagtctgtgtgtttggGTGGTGGCTTTGATTCTCAGTGCACCATACTTCATCTTCAGGGACGTCGGGCCATCGTACCACAATAAGGATATCATCAACTGCTTCAACAACTTTGCTCTTTCTGATGACGAGGACACATACGATCCGACTGAGTTGTTTCGTCATCAGGCCATGATTTTCACGCGCTTCCTACTGGGATTTGTTGTGCCCTTTACTGTGATTGTCTCGTGTTATGCTGTCATAATCCATAGTCTCAGAAGAAACCGCACACTGGCCAATCAGTCAAGTCGCCCCTTTAAGATCATCGCTGCCATTATCATCACTTTCTTTCTGTGCTGGTCTCCCTTTCACATCATGGGTCTAATTGAAATGGCAAATTCCATGCCAGAATATTCAAGTGAGATATTAGATGATATCATCATAATTGGGTCGCCAATAGCCACCAGTCTGGCCTTTCTCAACAGCTGCCTGAATCCACTTCTGTATGTGTTCATGGGCCAAGATTTTAAGGATAAAGTCCGCAAATCCATCCTGAATGTGCTGGAGAGTGCCTTCCAGGAAGAGATTTCTCGCtcatacacatatacaaactCAATGATCACCACTCGCAGCAAAGAGAAGTCATTTTCTGATGCTGAGTTATAA